Proteins from a genomic interval of Bradyrhizobium sp. CCBAU 53340:
- a CDS encoding GMC family oxidoreductase, whose product MDELHFDDVIVGGGSAGCVLANRLSADESRRVLLIEAGMDTPPDATPPEILDSYPMTLFFGDKYIWPGLSAAAGRNAGGRPVVRAYEQARVMGGGSSINVQSANRGLPRDYDEWRDLGARGWGWADVLPYFLKLETDLDFDGPLHGKHGPIPIRRIAREEMPEFGRAVGKALSATGLPFRKDQNAEFENGIFPPAFSNSNDRRVSTAAGYLDAATRSRPNLTIWADSVVEQLQLDRRHATGVVVSRSGQKLTVGAGRVVLTAGALQSPAILMRAGIGPGAALQALGIPTVIDLPGVGSNLRDHPALTFCQYLPRGLRLPLARRRPNFAAMRYSSGNPGCDASDMYITASARGGWHALGTRLGLYFLWCNRPYSSGSLTLAAPDPKTYPVADLNLLSDPRDVERMIASVRLLAKLVVHPSLNPEGGDFFPASYSPRIKRLSRYSTANRIVASILGPMLDVPAGLRQLLIRLVLLNGTAFQTTLADERALEAFVRQSVFGVWHPVGTCRMGDPADPMVVVDPEGRVIGSDNIFVADASIMPRLPTANTNIPVIMAAEKISDALLRQS is encoded by the coding sequence ATGGATGAGCTGCATTTCGACGATGTGATCGTTGGCGGCGGGTCGGCAGGCTGCGTGCTCGCCAATCGGCTTTCTGCGGATGAGAGCCGCCGCGTGCTTCTGATCGAAGCTGGCATGGACACCCCGCCGGACGCGACGCCGCCGGAAATCCTCGACAGCTATCCGATGACGCTGTTCTTCGGCGACAAGTACATCTGGCCGGGTCTGTCGGCGGCAGCCGGCCGCAATGCCGGGGGCAGGCCGGTCGTCCGCGCCTACGAGCAGGCGCGGGTGATGGGCGGCGGCTCCAGCATCAATGTGCAATCGGCCAATCGCGGCCTGCCGCGCGACTATGACGAATGGCGCGATCTCGGCGCGCGGGGCTGGGGGTGGGCGGACGTGCTGCCGTATTTCCTCAAGCTCGAGACCGATCTCGATTTCGACGGGCCGCTGCACGGCAAGCACGGCCCGATCCCGATCCGCCGCATCGCCCGCGAGGAGATGCCCGAGTTCGGCCGCGCCGTGGGCAAGGCGTTATCGGCAACCGGGCTGCCGTTCCGTAAGGATCAGAACGCGGAGTTCGAGAACGGCATCTTTCCGCCGGCGTTCTCCAACAGCAACGATCGGCGCGTCTCCACGGCCGCTGGCTATCTCGATGCAGCGACGCGCTCGCGGCCGAACCTCACCATTTGGGCTGACAGTGTGGTCGAGCAGCTTCAGCTCGACCGCCGCCACGCGACGGGTGTGGTGGTCTCGCGTAGCGGGCAGAAGCTCACGGTCGGCGCCGGCCGCGTGGTCCTCACCGCGGGCGCGTTGCAATCGCCGGCGATCCTGATGCGGGCGGGTATCGGTCCGGGTGCGGCGCTTCAGGCGCTCGGCATTCCCACGGTCATCGATCTCCCCGGCGTCGGCAGCAATCTGCGCGATCATCCCGCGCTGACCTTCTGTCAATATCTGCCACGCGGCCTTCGGCTCCCGCTGGCCCGGCGGCGTCCTAACTTTGCGGCGATGCGCTACTCGTCGGGCAATCCGGGCTGTGACGCCTCGGACATGTACATCACGGCCTCGGCCCGTGGCGGCTGGCACGCGCTGGGCACGCGGCTCGGTCTCTATTTCCTCTGGTGCAACCGGCCGTATTCGAGCGGCTCGCTCACCTTGGCGGCGCCTGATCCCAAAACCTATCCGGTGGCCGATCTCAACCTGCTGTCCGACCCGCGCGATGTCGAGCGCATGATCGCGTCCGTTCGGCTGCTCGCGAAGCTTGTCGTCCATCCCTCGCTCAACCCGGAGGGGGGTGATTTCTTCCCGGCCTCCTATTCCCCGCGGATCAAGCGTTTGAGCCGGTACAGCACGGCCAACCGCATCGTCGCCTCGATCCTCGGCCCGATGCTCGACGTGCCCGCGGGCCTCAGGCAGCTCCTGATCCGGCTCGTGCTGCTCAACGGCACTGCCTTCCAGACGACGCTGGCGGACGAGCGCGCCCTGGAGGCCTTCGTGCGGCAGAGCGTGTTCGGAGTCTGGCACCCCGTAGGCACCTGCCGCATGGGCGATCCGGCTGACCCCATGGTCGTGGTCGATCCCGAGGGCAGAGTGATCGGCAGCGACAATATCTTCGTGGCGGACGCCTCGATCATGCCGCGGCTGCCGACCGCGAATACCAACATCCCCGTGATCATGGCGGCCGAGAAGATCAGCGATGCGCTTTTGCGACAAAGCTAG
- a CDS encoding extracellular solute-binding protein, with product MAKFQSKNLTRRTVVGGIGAAGLGATYAALAPRAYAQEKKPVKISFWTFDNPQQRPWVNKRVKLFTEQNPHVKVDFQWFAFADLGKKLSVGFATGTAPDGFVSQDWFMPVWLDKNLLAPLDLGKLGYSSYQSFANDFAPAFIEGATVGGKVYGYPMWFYGYCNYLNTKQFKEVGLDPDKDRPQTWDQLGEVARKLTVKDGDKFVRQGFKFAMHAAQWTMIQFNPILIGAGGAWFDQSGKCVVNNEAGVRAMTIRASIAQKYGAEDPADSIATNPIPGMDFLKERASMFFCHPLPIELVKAQNPTMAEGNYFRPVQYPGSTPGKGISTTYGFNLVVNAGAPPEKQEVLHDLYKFMMSDLVDAWKDAAPFTFAKKGGWEDNPEVQKFPYVNEIIKARSDGVALPRTLVFNELADSMHRGVQKIMLSKADIKSTLDEVAAEVDRATAAYKKA from the coding sequence ATGGCGAAGTTTCAGTCAAAGAATCTGACGCGCAGAACGGTCGTCGGGGGAATTGGCGCCGCCGGACTGGGCGCGACCTACGCGGCACTGGCGCCGCGGGCGTATGCGCAGGAGAAGAAGCCGGTCAAGATCAGCTTCTGGACCTTCGACAATCCGCAGCAGCGTCCATGGGTGAACAAGCGGGTCAAGCTATTCACCGAGCAGAATCCGCATGTGAAGGTGGATTTTCAATGGTTCGCCTTTGCCGACCTCGGCAAGAAGCTCAGCGTCGGATTTGCAACCGGCACAGCGCCCGATGGCTTCGTCAGCCAGGACTGGTTCATGCCCGTCTGGCTCGACAAGAACCTGCTCGCGCCGCTCGATCTGGGTAAGCTCGGCTACAGCAGCTATCAGTCGTTCGCGAACGACTTTGCCCCGGCCTTCATCGAAGGCGCCACCGTCGGCGGCAAGGTTTACGGCTACCCGATGTGGTTCTACGGCTACTGCAATTACCTCAACACCAAGCAATTTAAGGAGGTCGGGCTCGATCCGGACAAGGACAGGCCCCAGACCTGGGACCAACTCGGCGAGGTCGCCAGGAAGCTCACCGTGAAGGACGGCGACAAATTCGTGCGGCAAGGCTTCAAGTTCGCCATGCATGCCGCGCAATGGACCATGATCCAGTTCAACCCGATCCTGATCGGCGCCGGCGGGGCCTGGTTCGATCAATCCGGCAAGTGCGTCGTCAACAACGAGGCCGGCGTTCGGGCAATGACCATCCGTGCCTCGATCGCTCAGAAATACGGCGCGGAAGATCCGGCCGATTCGATTGCGACCAATCCGATACCCGGCATGGACTTCCTCAAGGAGCGGGCCTCGATGTTCTTTTGCCACCCGCTGCCGATCGAGCTTGTCAAGGCGCAGAACCCGACGATGGCCGAGGGCAATTACTTCCGCCCCGTGCAGTATCCCGGAAGCACGCCGGGCAAGGGCATCTCGACAACCTACGGCTTCAATCTGGTGGTCAACGCCGGGGCACCGCCGGAGAAGCAGGAGGTCCTGCATGATCTCTACAAGTTCATGATGAGCGATCTGGTCGATGCCTGGAAGGATGCGGCTCCCTTCACCTTCGCAAAGAAGGGCGGATGGGAGGACAATCCGGAGGTGCAGAAGTTCCCCTACGTCAACGAGATCATCAAGGCGCGAAGCGATGGCGTCGCGCTGCCGCGGACCCTTGTGTTCAATGAGTTGGCCGATTCGATGCACCGGGGCGTTCAGAAGATCATGCTGAGCAAGGCCGACATCAAATCAACGCTCGATGAAGTTGCGGCCGAAGTCGATCGCGCCACCGCCGCCTACAAGAAAGCCTGA
- a CDS encoding carbohydrate ABC transporter permease — MAELATTNQRDELTSESRAWHLHHRRKITLWGIGFVMPTIIFFLVFKYGPMLWAIELSFHSYDMVSAPRFVGLDNYRNLIADPIFRSTLFNTLIYIASSTTLLTVIGLMLALAINTGIPGARHCMTAMFLSNLMPIIAVCLVWRFLLHPYGVVNQLLQYVGFGRIDWLTSVWTAMPSIIMVTVWRFAPYFMVVFLAALLALPDDYYEAAEIDGAGPIRRFFHITLPLLMPTIFFVVVVSALLCARIFLYPYLITGGGPGNATRVLSMLIYETGFSYLKMGQAAAISVVLFAIMLVFTSLQIRLFTRSERIYF; from the coding sequence ATGGCAGAACTGGCAACGACCAACCAACGAGACGAGCTGACGTCGGAAAGCCGTGCCTGGCACCTGCATCATCGTCGCAAGATCACCCTGTGGGGGATCGGCTTCGTGATGCCGACTATCATCTTCTTCTTGGTGTTCAAATATGGACCGATGCTGTGGGCGATCGAGCTCAGCTTTCATTCCTACGACATGGTCTCCGCGCCCCGCTTCGTCGGTCTTGACAATTATCGCAACCTGATCGCCGACCCGATCTTCCGTTCGACCCTGTTCAACACGCTGATCTACATCGCGAGCTCGACGACGCTGCTCACGGTGATCGGGCTGATGCTGGCGCTCGCCATCAACACCGGCATTCCGGGGGCGCGCCATTGCATGACCGCGATGTTCCTGTCGAACCTGATGCCCATCATCGCGGTCTGCCTGGTCTGGCGGTTTCTCCTCCACCCCTACGGCGTCGTCAATCAGCTGCTCCAATATGTCGGCTTCGGGCGCATCGATTGGTTGACCAGCGTGTGGACCGCCATGCCGTCGATTATCATGGTCACGGTGTGGCGCTTCGCGCCGTATTTTATGGTAGTATTCCTCGCGGCGCTGCTCGCGCTTCCCGATGACTATTACGAAGCGGCCGAGATCGATGGGGCGGGCCCGATCCGGCGCTTCTTCCACATCACGCTGCCGCTCCTGATGCCAACCATCTTCTTCGTCGTCGTGGTCTCGGCGCTGCTGTGCGCGCGGATCTTCCTCTATCCATATCTCATCACGGGCGGCGGGCCTGGCAATGCCACACGCGTTCTGTCGATGCTGATCTACGAGACCGGATTCTCCTATCTCAAGATGGGGCAGGCGGCCGCCATCTCGGTGGTGCTGTTTGCCATCATGCTCGTCTTCACGTCCTTGCAGATCAGGCTGTTCACGCGCAGCGAGAGGATCTATTTTTGA
- a CDS encoding GntR family transcriptional regulator, translated as MIAIGEVTRTLADEAYSRIRDAMHSGKLQPGQKLRFSELQELTDTSVTPVREALTRLTAEGFTELEGHRGYRVAPVSSEDLWDILRNRQRLEGEALRLSIQHGDDNWEAQLISAHHLLNRMDRERADLPTAADEQWEKRHTAFHEALIAACQSKVLLGFCSQLSARANRYRRLSVGVDDIPRDIRTEHRNIFEAAIRRDAETATDLLQEHFERTARMVDELLRHKW; from the coding sequence ATGATTGCGATCGGGGAAGTCACGCGCACACTTGCCGACGAGGCCTACTCTCGGATCCGCGACGCCATGCACAGCGGCAAGCTTCAACCAGGCCAGAAGCTGCGTTTCAGCGAATTGCAGGAGCTGACCGACACGAGCGTCACGCCGGTTCGGGAAGCTTTGACCCGGTTGACGGCGGAAGGCTTTACCGAACTCGAAGGCCATCGCGGCTATAGGGTGGCGCCGGTCTCGTCTGAAGATCTCTGGGACATCCTGCGCAACCGCCAGCGGCTCGAAGGCGAAGCCCTTCGGCTCTCGATCCAGCATGGCGACGATAATTGGGAGGCGCAGCTCATCAGCGCGCACCATCTGTTGAACCGCATGGATCGCGAGCGGGCGGACCTGCCGACCGCGGCGGATGAGCAATGGGAAAAGCGTCATACCGCATTTCATGAGGCGTTGATCGCGGCCTGCCAGTCCAAGGTGCTGCTCGGCTTCTGCAGCCAGTTGTCGGCGCGCGCGAACCGCTATCGTCGCCTCTCCGTGGGCGTCGACGACATCCCTCGGGACATCCGCACCGAGCACCGGAACATCTTCGAAGCGGCGATACGGCGTGATGCGGAGACCGCCACGGACTTGCTGCAGGAGCATTTCGAACGCACTGCGCGCATGGTCGACGAACTGCTTCGTCACAAATGGTGA
- a CDS encoding carbohydrate ABC transporter permease: protein MTAINESDWTPPSPGLRRSLRVLRRSIGLVLLMALTAVFVLPIAWMLLMSFQAGEKMFQLRTEWIPTVWHFENYPNALSRAPFAQYFLNSGIVSVVVMITNVVFCTLAGYGLAKFRFPGSSLLLLLILSTMMLPLEVTLVPTFLVVHKFDWINTYQGIVAPLLIDAFGIFLMRQSMISIPKDFIEAARIDGAGELRILLQIILPQCLPALSVLAIFSFRDSWDQFLWPLTVVSMDELRTFPLGLVQFGEDYGNPPTEQMVIAVLATIPVFLLFAILQRSVNKGFGLSGLK from the coding sequence ATGACGGCCATCAACGAGTCCGACTGGACGCCTCCATCGCCTGGCTTGCGCAGGTCCCTGAGAGTCCTGCGTCGCTCGATTGGACTCGTGCTGTTGATGGCGTTGACGGCTGTTTTCGTCCTGCCCATCGCCTGGATGCTGCTGATGTCGTTCCAGGCGGGCGAGAAGATGTTTCAGCTGCGCACCGAGTGGATTCCGACTGTCTGGCATTTCGAGAACTATCCGAATGCGTTGAGCCGGGCGCCGTTCGCACAATATTTTCTCAACAGCGGCATCGTCTCGGTCGTCGTGATGATCACCAACGTGGTGTTCTGCACGCTCGCCGGTTACGGCTTGGCAAAATTTCGTTTTCCCGGTTCGTCGCTGCTGCTGCTGTTGATCCTCAGCACCATGATGTTGCCGCTAGAGGTAACTCTGGTGCCGACGTTCCTCGTCGTGCACAAGTTCGACTGGATCAACACCTACCAGGGAATCGTGGCGCCGCTCTTGATCGATGCGTTCGGCATCTTCCTGATGCGGCAGTCGATGATCTCGATCCCCAAGGACTTCATCGAGGCGGCCCGCATCGATGGTGCGGGCGAGCTCCGGATCCTGCTCCAGATCATCCTGCCGCAATGCCTTCCGGCCCTGTCGGTGCTGGCGATCTTCTCGTTCCGTGACAGCTGGGACCAGTTCCTCTGGCCGCTGACGGTGGTCTCCATGGATGAGCTGCGAACCTTCCCGCTCGGGTTGGTCCAGTTCGGCGAAGACTACGGCAATCCGCCGACCGAGCAGATGGTGATCGCCGTC
- a CDS encoding aldo/keto reductase, whose translation MKHRPFGRTGLYVSELCLGTATFGGQGWWKVWGEVDQQSANLLVERALTAGVNFIDTADVYAEGHSERILGQALRDLKVNREDVIIATKVRGRTGPGPNQVGLSRGHIMQGVEASLKRLGLDYIDLYQVHGADLVTPIEETMRALDNLVARGLVRYIGASNMAAWQIMKALGICNQHNYARFESIQSYYTIAGRDLEREIIPMATDQQLGLMIWSPLAGGFLSGKFTREGAAASNDARRLSFDFPPVDKEHAYDVIDAIKPIAASRGVSVARIALAWLLHQKSVSSVIIGAKSTEQLDDNLAAADIQLSADELAALDKVSALRPEYPQWMLARQHGDRLPATLR comes from the coding sequence ATGAAGCATCGTCCTTTCGGCCGAACTGGTCTCTACGTGTCCGAGCTCTGTCTGGGAACGGCGACGTTCGGCGGCCAGGGTTGGTGGAAAGTGTGGGGCGAGGTCGATCAGCAGAGTGCCAACTTGCTGGTCGAACGCGCGCTCACCGCCGGCGTTAACTTCATCGATACCGCGGACGTCTACGCCGAAGGGCACTCCGAGCGCATCCTCGGCCAGGCCTTGCGCGACCTCAAGGTGAACCGCGAGGACGTTATCATCGCGACCAAGGTGCGCGGCCGCACCGGGCCCGGCCCCAATCAGGTCGGCCTGTCGCGCGGCCATATCATGCAGGGCGTCGAAGCCAGCCTAAAGCGGCTCGGGCTCGACTATATCGATCTCTACCAGGTGCATGGTGCCGACCTCGTGACGCCAATCGAGGAGACCATGCGCGCGCTCGACAATCTGGTCGCGCGCGGCCTGGTCCGCTACATCGGTGCATCGAACATGGCGGCCTGGCAGATCATGAAGGCGCTGGGGATCTGCAATCAGCACAACTATGCCCGCTTCGAATCGATCCAGAGCTACTACACCATCGCCGGCCGAGACCTCGAGCGGGAGATCATCCCGATGGCAACGGACCAGCAGCTCGGCCTGATGATTTGGTCGCCGCTGGCCGGGGGCTTCCTCTCCGGAAAATTCACGCGCGAAGGCGCGGCCGCCTCAAACGATGCCCGCCGCCTGTCGTTCGATTTTCCGCCGGTTGACAAGGAGCACGCTTACGACGTCATCGATGCGATCAAGCCGATCGCAGCATCCCGCGGAGTCTCGGTGGCGCGCATCGCGCTGGCGTGGCTGCTGCATCAGAAGAGCGTATCCAGCGTCATCATCGGCGCCAAATCGACCGAGCAGCTCGACGACAATCTTGCCGCTGCCGATATTCAGCTCTCGGCTGATGAGCTGGCTGCTCTCGATAAGGTCAGCGCATTGAGGCCGGAATATCCCCAGTGGATGCTGGCGCGACAGCACGGCGATCGCCTTCCGGCTACCCTTCGCTAA
- a CDS encoding FAD-dependent monooxygenase, which produces MTSLGRQRRVIIAGGSVAGLFLGNLLVRSGWHVDIFERASDALVERGAGVAGHAELEAVLGAPANLDRIEIEQRVAYDRLGRVVARHVHRQYVTSWNVVFARLRDAFPEPCYHSGVEVVDVAQGENDATASLSDGRQLSADLVVGADGVRSGVRARLAPDVLPRYAQYVAWRGVLDDVGTLEPGLEDLFSFCFAQGGQFIGYPLPGAAGHPRYNFLWYYRVPEGPGLDDLLTDAHGRRHEYNIPPPSIRPTHIDAFRRAAREHLPQQFSDVVMCADRFMLQPIYDVQSSSIAFGCVALIGDAAFVVRPHVRIGVLKAAQDALSLARCLRRSERVSHALQCYDNERFQTGLEAVEFGRRLGAFIERGLDTPTSDPALGLTYDFILRESARLPRGTISATSTAPSLVH; this is translated from the coding sequence ATGACAAGCTTGGGCCGCCAGCGCAGGGTGATCATTGCGGGCGGCTCGGTCGCCGGACTCTTTCTCGGAAACCTGCTCGTCAGATCCGGCTGGCACGTCGACATCTTCGAACGCGCCTCGGACGCCCTCGTCGAGCGGGGCGCGGGCGTCGCAGGTCATGCCGAGCTCGAGGCCGTCCTCGGGGCGCCTGCGAATCTCGACAGAATTGAGATCGAGCAGCGCGTCGCCTATGACCGCTTAGGTCGCGTTGTCGCGCGGCATGTACATCGGCAATATGTGACGTCCTGGAACGTGGTTTTTGCCCGCCTGCGCGACGCATTCCCTGAGCCTTGCTACCATTCTGGTGTCGAGGTTGTCGACGTCGCGCAGGGCGAGAACGATGCCACCGCGTCGCTGTCCGACGGCCGCCAGCTCTCGGCGGATCTTGTCGTGGGCGCTGACGGTGTCAGGTCGGGGGTGCGGGCGAGGTTGGCTCCGGACGTGCTGCCGCGCTATGCGCAATATGTCGCCTGGCGTGGTGTGCTCGATGACGTCGGCACGCTCGAGCCCGGACTTGAAGACCTTTTCAGTTTCTGCTTTGCGCAAGGCGGCCAGTTCATCGGTTACCCCTTGCCCGGGGCCGCCGGGCATCCGCGCTACAATTTTCTCTGGTACTATCGCGTGCCGGAAGGACCAGGGCTCGACGACCTGCTCACCGATGCTCACGGGCGGCGGCACGAGTACAACATCCCGCCGCCGTCGATCCGGCCGACCCATATCGACGCGTTTCGGCGCGCGGCGCGGGAGCACCTGCCGCAGCAATTTTCGGACGTGGTCATGTGCGCCGACCGCTTCATGTTGCAGCCGATTTACGACGTGCAATCCAGCAGCATCGCCTTTGGCTGCGTTGCTCTGATCGGCGATGCCGCCTTCGTGGTGCGTCCGCATGTCCGCATCGGCGTTCTCAAGGCAGCGCAGGACGCACTCTCTCTGGCGCGATGCCTTCGGCGGTCTGAGCGGGTCTCGCACGCGCTGCAGTGTTACGACAATGAGCGGTTTCAGACCGGCCTCGAGGCCGTCGAATTTGGACGTCGCCTCGGCGCGTTCATCGAGCGCGGCCTGGACACCCCGACGAGCGATCCCGCGCTGGGGCTGACCTACGATTTCATCTTGCGCGAGAGCGCGCGCCTGCCACGTGGAACGATTTCAGCAACCAGTACGGCTCCGAGCCTTGTTCATTGA